GCGAGACTCCTGGCGGCGGACGGCCTCAAGATCGGTCTCGCGGCCCGGAACGTCGAGAAGCTTGCGGCCCTCGCCGCCGAGACAGGTGCGGCCGTGCATGCCTGCGACGCGAGCCGGCCTGCTGAGGTCGAGGCGCTGTTCGCGCGGCTGGAGCCGGCCCTTGGGGGCGCTCCGGACGTCGTGATCTACAATGCCAGCGGGCGGCTGCGCGGCTCCATCGCGGATCTGGATCCGGACGCGGTCGCCCGGTCGCTGATGGTGTCGGCGTATGGCGGTTTCCTGGTGGCGCAGGCCGCGGCGCGCCGCATGCTGCCGCACCGCCACGGGGCGATCCTGCTCACGGGCGCGTCGGCGAGCGTGAAGGGCTTCGCGGGCTCGGCACCGTTCGCCATGGGCAAATTCGGCCTGCGGGGGCTGGGACAGAGCCTCGCCCGCGAATTGCAGCCGCAGGGCATCCACGTCGCCCACATCGTCATCGACGGCGCGATCCGGAACCCCGACCGCGGCGGCGAGCCGGCCGACGCTCCCGACAGCCACCTCGATCCGGATGCCATCGCGCGAGCCTACCGCGACCTGCTGCGCCAGGATCGGAGCGCGTGGACGTCGGAGCTTGAGCTGCGTCCCTGGGTAGAGCGGTTCTGATCCGGATTACGGGTTGACCCGCAAGCCGAGCAGGAACGTGTTGTCCCGGAAGCTCGAACCCACCTGCGTACTGTTGATCTGCTGGTAGATGTAGGTGCCTCTGAGGGTCAGCCAGCGCGTGAAATGGTAGTCGAGCCGCGCGGTCGCGGAGAAGCCGTTCTCCCGGATCGTGCTGTTTTGATAAACGTTTTGCAGGAACGAGCCGCCGACTACGAGCGACAGGTTGCGCAACAGGTCGTGCTGGACTTCCAGCGTCGCGACATCCGTGAAGATGCCGCTGGAGCCCGGGATCGTGGTTTCGGTGACACCGGTCGCGGCCGTCAGTCGGACCGTCGTGAGCGGGCTCGCCGACCAGACCAGGGCCGCGTTGACCAGCGGCGCGTTGATGTCGCGCAGGGTCGGATCGACGTAGGTCCGATGCTGGATCCCGGCCGAGATCTCGCCCGTCAGGGACCGCGCGAGCCCGAAGCTCGCGCCGACCGCCAGAGAGATTCCATCGGAATCCCGCTGGACGCCGGTCGTATCGCGGCGGAGATCGTAGACGCGCGTATCGCCGGTGATATCGACGAACGGGCTGAAGTCTGGATTGACTTCGTACGCGGTGCGAAGCTGCAGGCTGTACTGATTGAGGTTTCGGTCGGACTGGTTGATGATTGTCCCGTCCGAGAGGCGGGCATTGTCGAATTCCGAGCGGTCGACCGAGCCGCGCAGCGTGACCGACAGACGATTGAAGGTCTCGGTCGCCCCAAGCGACGCGCCGTAGACGGCAAGCAGCGGTCGGCTGGTCGCGGTCGCGACCTGGACGTTGCCGGCCGCGGCCAGCAGGTTGGGGTTTCCCGTCCGCTGCGTATCGACGAGGAACCGGCCCTCCGCGTCGATGTGCAGGTCCCGGTTGGCGTCGATCCGCAGGCGCACGACTCCGTCGGCGGCCGGGCGGCTCGCGGCCTCGTTCTG
This window of the Methylobacterium tardum genome carries:
- a CDS encoding SDR family NAD(P)-dependent oxidoreductase, whose product is MIPTYARALIVGAGSGLSASLARLLAADGLKIGLAARNVEKLAALAAETGAAVHACDASRPAEVEALFARLEPALGGAPDVVIYNASGRLRGSIADLDPDAVARSLMVSAYGGFLVAQAAARRMLPHRHGAILLTGASASVKGFAGSAPFAMGKFGLRGLGQSLARELQPQGIHVAHIVIDGAIRNPDRGGEPADAPDSHLDPDAIARAYRDLLRQDRSAWTSELELRPWVERF
- a CDS encoding outer membrane beta-barrel protein; translation: MRLAVAALALALAASPARAQRFDATSPVSGQPDNPGIGQDTAPNGLPALRRRIPDGLSRDDGRGSPGGDATSGDQTGGDSLSSPLSPPTIPTQTQGQPGVSQLNTRITNGGQRTGGSGTTPSNLAPSNLLRTRAAPPRRIGSATRRITQEVTQVPSPALRLTPIIQQPVVGVPLPPVAAPVRTILPLLAISPALGLLTPGFILGTDLARAIPTDPAYAPIGYQFGSFTILPTFAQSLGYDSNPDQTSRQFAKGSVALRTDASLDFQSNWSSSSFQGSLRGSYLETPQNEAASRPAADGVVRLRIDANRDLHIDAEGRFLVDTQRTGNPNLLAAAGNVQVATATSRPLLAVYGASLGATETFNRLSVTLRGSVDRSEFDNARLSDGTIINQSDRNLNQYSLQLRTAYEVNPDFSPFVDITGDTRVYDLRRDTTGVQRDSDGISLAVGASFGLARSLTGEISAGIQHRTYVDPTLRDINAPLVNAALVWSASPLTTVRLTAATGVTETTIPGSSGIFTDVATLEVQHDLLRNLSLVVGGSFLQNVYQNSTIRENGFSATARLDYHFTRWLTLRGTYIYQQINSTQVGSSFRDNTFLLGLRVNP